The proteins below are encoded in one region of Paenibacillus sp. YYML68:
- a CDS encoding S-layer homology domain-containing protein: MRLALPQRLLPLVVSGTMLFSSLLPASAAYGAPAALQDIADSYAHKEIQALVEAGIVGGYEDGSFRPEADMTRAELSKIIALTAGLTEQPDQASSYTDVATDSWYRGFVGALVAAGITQGTSSNQFSPNDQVTREELVVFFIRAMGLAEKAQAAALQSTAFADWEEVAEWAKPAVALASQIGFIQGSKSSEDGSVRFMPRAYAQRQALARLAYEFRTNRAAYEAKAKLLLDAKPTESQQVGSSVESMTAPSSTTVEVTFKQDVDKVKAEDFTFDHNLKVTNAVLKSGSKRIVVLTTSTQTGGTSYTLTYLGRSTDIRVTGAASFFGGGGGGSSSGNGGGSSNDGGGSNGGGGGGGGSSPTVAQQLASGTPQTELTVSSSGTYGPESGTRTTVQRLIIDPGPTGEVTLLNINPEVLEIRSGSAQSVKLQSATVGKLTVAENNQQHQVRVALQAGANVNATEVRSKAILEGAASDSSFGPITVTADAAGKPITLRGGIDSEITVEAAGATVTMEPPSVGNSVQTNIKKLKLNATADLKLQSGTVLESVYVNAAGIAFKVDGPGAVQALQVSDAAAGASIELGSGSNVSKIHTSIPVALTGDTEAAAKVILEGSGSLAMDEAFELEVKNKTILLAVEAMSAALQSNAGYSELLQKYIAADSLIAKALSLGASESTFGSLISYKLSRGYVYGIRDTLAAVKLKFAEGDSASSVTQKPTFIAPTTTTAVVAWSSSHPALSYWSPLHRPARGEGDAEVTLTAQVYNGPYVGSKSFTVTVKELESQPHELISLRSDLVLVVFDDAVANPTAAEYSFDGGLQVLQATHYPQYPNLVVLNVSEQTNDKSYALTWNGAATGKLLTGSTSSVCSASLCVIPNSNIGIPVPGVMVPGIIYGQVKDINSKPVQGATVTLSGTNLTTTTGYDGYFRFEEVPSGVTYTVKVNKSGYAEASSESLYLASGQPLWAPPLWLISPPEAVSSYINIYYYSAQRSVSLFWSPPSGYGLTPTTFKVYKNGELAIETSQFYIAVEGMEPMTTYTFAVEACNVAGCSAKTTVTYTTPTKLKIINVRPYDSVSQTVYAPLQPDTQAESLKYNFPAHLESPDALLVQVADATYSSGQTLTKGALVPGTFEVSSLSWTEGVNEPLHHKMEGSFITIEGATYLLFKPLKEHLTANRFTLYTLFDLKYNWMGQQYEVDYMSFNVELK; this comes from the coding sequence ATGAGGCTCGCATTACCACAACGACTACTTCCATTAGTTGTATCCGGCACGATGCTATTCAGCAGCCTGCTGCCGGCAAGCGCGGCTTATGGAGCACCAGCTGCACTGCAGGACATCGCAGACTCTTACGCTCACAAGGAGATTCAAGCGCTCGTAGAGGCCGGTATCGTCGGCGGATACGAGGACGGCTCCTTCCGGCCAGAGGCTGACATGACGCGTGCCGAGCTGTCCAAGATCATCGCCCTAACGGCTGGCTTGACCGAGCAGCCCGACCAAGCTTCGTCGTATACAGACGTCGCCACCGACAGCTGGTACCGCGGATTCGTAGGAGCGCTCGTGGCCGCTGGCATTACGCAGGGCACTTCCTCGAACCAATTTTCACCGAATGATCAAGTAACGCGCGAGGAGCTGGTCGTCTTCTTTATCCGGGCGATGGGACTTGCGGAGAAGGCGCAGGCAGCTGCGCTTCAATCGACGGCATTCGCTGATTGGGAGGAAGTGGCGGAATGGGCGAAGCCTGCTGTAGCACTCGCGTCTCAGATCGGCTTCATTCAAGGCTCGAAGAGCAGTGAAGACGGCTCTGTTCGGTTCATGCCTCGTGCATATGCCCAGCGGCAAGCGCTGGCTCGACTCGCGTACGAGTTCAGAACGAACCGTGCGGCGTATGAAGCGAAGGCGAAGCTGCTGCTCGATGCGAAGCCGACCGAATCGCAGCAAGTCGGTAGCTCCGTCGAATCTATGACAGCCCCAAGCTCCACTACGGTTGAGGTCACCTTCAAGCAAGATGTGGACAAGGTGAAGGCCGAAGATTTTACCTTTGATCATAATCTGAAGGTGACGAACGCTGTGTTGAAATCAGGCAGCAAGCGCATCGTCGTCTTGACTACGAGCACTCAAACAGGAGGCACCTCCTATACGCTGACGTATCTGGGGCGTTCGACCGACATTCGCGTTACCGGTGCAGCCAGCTTCTTTGGCGGTGGTGGTGGTGGCAGTAGCAGTGGCAATGGCGGCGGCAGCAGCAATGACGGTGGCGGCAGCAATGGCGGTGGCGGTGGCGGCGGCGGCAGCTCACCTACTGTAGCGCAGCAGCTCGCGAGCGGAACACCGCAGACGGAGCTTACCGTCAGCAGCTCCGGGACGTATGGCCCAGAGAGCGGCACACGAACGACCGTGCAGCGGCTCATTATCGATCCAGGCCCGACAGGCGAGGTGACCCTGCTCAATATTAATCCGGAAGTGCTGGAGATTCGCTCCGGAAGTGCGCAATCTGTCAAGCTGCAGTCCGCTACGGTGGGTAAGCTTACTGTCGCCGAAAACAACCAGCAGCACCAGGTGCGCGTAGCGCTTCAAGCCGGAGCTAACGTTAATGCTACCGAAGTGCGTTCGAAAGCAATCCTGGAAGGTGCGGCCTCGGATTCATCGTTCGGTCCGATTACGGTAACAGCCGATGCGGCTGGTAAGCCAATCACTCTTCGCGGCGGAATTGATTCGGAGATCACTGTCGAAGCAGCCGGAGCGACCGTCACGATGGAGCCGCCAAGCGTAGGCAACAGCGTTCAGACGAATATTAAGAAGCTGAAGTTAAATGCTACAGCTGACCTGAAGCTGCAATCCGGAACAGTTCTCGAGTCAGTGTACGTGAATGCCGCAGGAATAGCCTTCAAGGTGGATGGACCGGGAGCTGTTCAAGCGCTTCAGGTGTCTGACGCAGCTGCAGGGGCATCGATCGAGCTGGGCTCTGGCTCCAATGTGTCGAAGATCCACACCAGCATTCCTGTCGCTCTGACAGGCGATACCGAAGCAGCAGCCAAGGTCATCCTCGAAGGAAGCGGCTCGCTTGCGATGGACGAAGCGTTCGAGCTTGAGGTGAAGAACAAGACGATCCTGCTTGCTGTAGAAGCCATGTCTGCTGCGCTCCAGAGCAATGCCGGCTACTCCGAGCTGTTACAGAAATACATTGCTGCAGACTCCTTAATTGCGAAAGCGTTAAGCCTTGGAGCATCCGAATCCACATTCGGCTCTCTCATATCCTACAAGCTGTCTAGAGGCTACGTGTACGGGATCCGAGATACGCTAGCAGCAGTAAAGCTCAAGTTCGCGGAAGGAGACTCTGCCTCATCCGTTACTCAAAAGCCTACTTTTATTGCTCCAACAACAACAACTGCTGTCGTCGCATGGTCCTCTTCACACCCTGCGTTATCGTACTGGAGTCCATTACACCGTCCTGCTCGTGGTGAAGGAGATGCCGAAGTCACGTTAACTGCTCAAGTATACAACGGACCATACGTAGGCTCTAAGTCATTCACCGTAACGGTGAAAGAGTTGGAGAGTCAGCCACATGAATTAATTAGCTTGCGTAGTGACCTTGTGCTGGTCGTATTCGACGACGCTGTGGCGAATCCGACTGCTGCCGAGTATTCGTTCGATGGAGGATTACAAGTACTGCAGGCTACGCATTATCCGCAATACCCGAACCTCGTGGTGCTGAACGTGTCAGAACAGACGAATGACAAGTCGTACGCGCTGACATGGAATGGAGCGGCAACAGGGAAGCTGCTCACAGGGAGCACATCCAGCGTATGCTCGGCTTCATTGTGTGTAATCCCGAACTCAAACATCGGTATCCCTGTGCCGGGAGTGATGGTACCAGGAATCATCTATGGCCAAGTGAAAGACATTAACTCCAAACCAGTACAAGGAGCGACAGTCACGCTGTCTGGTACGAATCTGACCACGACAACTGGCTATGACGGCTACTTCAGATTCGAGGAAGTCCCTTCCGGCGTAACGTACACGGTCAAGGTAAACAAGTCGGGATATGCGGAAGCAAGCTCGGAGAGCCTCTATCTCGCTTCGGGTCAACCGTTGTGGGCGCCGCCTTTGTGGCTCATTTCGCCACCAGAAGCGGTCAGCTCCTATATCAATATCTACTACTACTCGGCCCAGCGTAGCGTGAGCTTGTTCTGGTCACCTCCCTCAGGCTACGGCTTGACACCGACTACGTTCAAGGTTTATAAAAACGGGGAGCTAGCGATTGAAACGTCCCAGTTCTATATCGCCGTTGAAGGCATGGAGCCCATGACGACCTATACATTCGCGGTCGAGGCGTGCAATGTGGCTGGCTGCTCAGCTAAGACGACAGTTACTTACACGACGCCTACCAAATTGAAAATAATCAATGTTAGACCCTATGATTCCGTGAGTCAGACCGTGTACGCTCCGTTACAGCCCGACACACAAGCAGAGTCGCTTAAATATAATTTCCCTGCTCATTTAGAATCGCCGGATGCTCTGCTTGTACAGGTCGCGGATGCTACCTACAGCTCGGGTCAGACTCTCACGAAGGGAGCACTTGTGCCTGGGACATTTGAAGTGTCCAGCCTCAGTTGGACAGAGGGTGTTAACGAGCCTTTACATCATAAGATGGAAGGATCTTTCATCACGATTGAAGGAGCGACTTACTTACTATTTAAGCCTCTTAAGGAGCATCTTACTGCCAACAGGTTCACTCTTTATACCTTATTCGATTTGAAGTATAACTGGATGGGGCAACAGTATGAAGTTGACTACATGTCCTTCAATGTCGAGTTAAAGTAA
- a CDS encoding VOC family protein, whose protein sequence is MGRVLHFEIHVDDMERAKKFYGEVFGWTYEDWSEFAGMPYFGAITGDSKEMGINGALMQRQGASPQPGQPMNGYTCTMGIADYDATEATILSLGGTVALPKHALPGMAWQGYYVDTEGNIFGIHQPDPDAK, encoded by the coding sequence ATGGGTCGAGTGTTGCATTTCGAAATTCATGTCGACGATATGGAGCGTGCAAAGAAGTTTTACGGAGAAGTGTTCGGATGGACCTATGAGGATTGGAGCGAGTTCGCCGGTATGCCTTACTTCGGGGCCATTACAGGCGATTCCAAGGAAATGGGTATCAACGGTGCTCTAATGCAGCGGCAGGGGGCTTCCCCACAGCCCGGCCAACCGATGAACGGGTATACGTGTACGATGGGAATAGCGGATTACGATGCGACCGAGGCTACAATCTTGAGCTTGGGTGGAACGGTAGCATTGCCAAAGCACGCGCTTCCTGGCATGGCTTGGCAAGGCTACTATGTAGACACGGAAGGCAACATCTTCGGCATTCATCAGCCAGATCCAGACGCGAAGTAA